One genomic window of Pirellulales bacterium includes the following:
- a CDS encoding MoxR family ATPase translates to MNSPHAPSLDSAAIGRLSAAREKILEQLGQVIVGQNHVIEELLISLFARGHCLLEGLPGLAKTLMISTLARSLNLSFSRVQFTPDLMPADITGTEVIEENRTTGGREFRFREGPLFANVVLADEINRTPPKTQAALLEAMQERQATVGRVRHQLPDPFFVLATQNPIEQEGTYQLPEAQQDRFMFKVFVRYPTFDEEFEIARRTTMISSDHIVPVLSAEEILELQKLVRAVPATDHVIRYALALVRQTRRGEPGTPDFVEEQVSWGAGPRAVQFLILGAKARALLHGRTHVSTDDIQALARPVLRHRLVVNFAAESEGITSDDVVGRLLSLTPTKEDELIGDARFQKIFAS, encoded by the coding sequence ATGAATTCGCCCCATGCGCCCTCGCTCGATTCGGCCGCGATCGGCCGGCTGAGCGCTGCCCGCGAAAAGATCCTCGAGCAGCTCGGTCAGGTGATCGTGGGCCAGAACCACGTGATCGAAGAGTTGCTGATCTCGCTTTTCGCGCGCGGCCACTGTCTGCTCGAGGGCTTACCGGGCCTGGCCAAGACCCTCATGATCAGCACGCTGGCGCGCTCGCTGAACCTGTCGTTCAGTCGCGTGCAGTTCACGCCCGACCTGATGCCGGCCGACATCACCGGCACCGAGGTGATCGAGGAGAACCGCACCACCGGCGGCCGCGAATTCCGCTTTCGCGAGGGGCCGCTCTTCGCCAACGTGGTGCTGGCCGACGAGATCAATCGTACGCCTCCCAAGACCCAGGCCGCGCTGCTCGAAGCGATGCAGGAGCGCCAGGCGACCGTGGGTCGCGTGCGGCACCAGTTGCCCGATCCCTTCTTCGTGCTGGCCACGCAGAATCCCATTGAGCAGGAAGGAACCTATCAACTGCCCGAGGCGCAGCAAGACCGCTTCATGTTCAAGGTCTTCGTGCGCTATCCCACGTTCGACGAGGAATTCGAGATCGCGCGACGCACGACGATGATCTCGAGCGACCATATCGTGCCGGTCCTTTCGGCCGAAGAGATTCTCGAGTTGCAAAAGCTGGTTCGCGCCGTGCCGGCAACCGACCACGTCATACGCTACGCGCTGGCCCTCGTGCGTCAAACGCGGCGTGGCGAACCGGGCACGCCCGACTTCGTCGAAGAGCAGGTGAGTTGGGGGGCCGGCCCGCGCGCCGTGCAGTTCCTGATTCTCGGCGCCAAGGCGCGGGCCTTGCTACACGGCCGCACGCACGTCTCGACCGACGACATTCAAGCGCTCGCGCGCCCCGTGCTGCGGCATCGGCTGGTGGTCAACTTCGCCGCCGAAAGCGAAGGCATCACCTCCGACGACGTGGTCGGACGGCTGCTCTCGCTGACCCCCACCAAAGAAGACGAGTTGATTGGCGATGCCCGCTTCCAAAAGATTTTTGCATCCTGA
- a CDS encoding DUF58 domain-containing protein, which yields MPASKRFLHPEAISRIARLELRARHVVEGFLSGMHRSPYFGQSIEFLQHREYAPGDDLRHIDWKVWAKQDRFYVKQFEEDTNLRAVLLVDVSASMEYGSGPLNKYEYAATVAASLAHLILRQQDSVGCLAFDAGVRSIVPQRAQHHHLDAIVRALDRSPPSEKTDLYPILRRAAENYPRRGLMVIVSDLLVDRAGFFKGVRLLRQRGHDVLVLHVLDDEELNFTFAGPTRFDGLESDDFLNCNPRALREGYLAALGRYLDELRRGCAQDVVDYQLLRTSEPLDAALAKFLSNRLGMHHRN from the coding sequence ATGCCCGCTTCCAAAAGATTTTTGCATCCTGAGGCGATCAGCCGCATCGCGCGGCTCGAATTGCGCGCCCGGCACGTGGTCGAGGGATTTCTCTCGGGCATGCACCGCAGCCCGTATTTCGGCCAGTCGATCGAGTTCCTCCAGCACCGCGAATACGCGCCCGGAGACGATCTGCGCCACATCGACTGGAAGGTCTGGGCCAAGCAAGACCGCTTCTACGTCAAACAGTTCGAAGAAGACACGAACCTGCGTGCCGTGCTGCTCGTCGACGTCTCGGCGAGCATGGAGTACGGCTCGGGCCCCTTGAACAAATACGAATACGCCGCCACGGTCGCGGCGAGCCTGGCCCATCTCATCCTCCGCCAGCAGGACTCCGTCGGCTGCCTGGCGTTCGATGCCGGCGTGCGTTCGATCGTGCCGCAGCGGGCGCAACACCATCACCTCGACGCCATCGTCCGCGCGCTCGACCGTTCGCCGCCGAGCGAAAAGACCGATCTCTACCCCATCTTGCGCCGCGCGGCCGAGAACTATCCGCGCCGGGGCCTGATGGTGATCGTGTCGGACCTGCTCGTCGATCGTGCCGGATTCTTCAAGGGGGTGCGGCTCTTGCGCCAGCGCGGTCACGACGTGCTGGTGCTCCACGTGCTCGACGATGAAGAACTCAATTTTACCTTTGCCGGCCCGACGCGTTTCGACGGTCTCGAGTCGGACGACTTTTTAAACTGTAATCCCCGTGCATTGCGCGAGGGCTATCTCGCGGCGCTGGGGCGCTATCTCGACGAGTTGCGGCGCGGCTGCGCGCAAGACGTCGTCGACTACCAACTGCTGCGCACGAGCGAGCCCCTCGATGCGGCGCTGGCGAAGTTTCTCTCGAATCGACTGGGCATGCACCATCGAAACTAA